One stretch of Psilocybe cubensis strain MGC-MH-2018 chromosome 6, whole genome shotgun sequence DNA includes these proteins:
- a CDS encoding Beta-mannosidase B produces the protein MDPSSTYLDIGKQDWWWKQRDASIIDVRDESNQGNAPEADFRASWKKTTSFPSEVHVELLKLGAIPDPYVGFNEHAVQWIGDVEWLYKCDFTVDSAFAGKFAKLVFEGLDTICDIYLDQEKILSTDNMFRTYIHQLLPFSSARSTHTLLLHFKSAKALAKAEEAKYGKVRAGSTNLGDPSRVYVRKAQYDWRVFTKGQGPELMTCGPYRPITLVTYTSRILDFHTRTAVDIKSDGTFTAALKVDINLEGTQIPGSALVITLEDSKRQVIKLERVEVNGWDSGESHSNFVQKSAVEWSNLQNDTIDLWWPVGYGKPNLYNIKVVLVTPNDAVIDERCQRFGFRTAQLIQEPLLEPDQYGTGTTFLFEINGVRMFMGGSNWVPADNFLTQISDDRYHRWLTLLRDGNQNMVRLWGGGVYEPDIFYDICDELGLLVWQDFQFACGVYPAHDAFVASVKQEAIDNVTRLRRHPSIVCFCGNNEDYQMVLQWGGIGELPARILYEHVFPEIVSELTDPPVPYHRGSPYGGKGWDTADPTIGDVHQWNVWGGKELQYQEYDKLGGRFVSEFGIPGMPSMQTINYWMQGADKYQFYSQSQLMAQHTKAGSFERRFAIVMNENFRLTSDFETHVYTTQLMQSEAVSFAYRSWRREWRGRGREYTAGVLVWQSNDCWPVVSWAIADYFLRPKPVYYTIARQLAPITVGIFRNVVKNRDNDRPRQFYEFGAMQTLYATLSVWGTNNTLKARPAKLELCFFDLRSPDECLVETRTVVLQPNQTTELLEMKCPGPAHRKSLSPGDPLGVSSANVVASARLLDVESGEVLARYSDWPEPYRFLQPPDPGLLVEVKSVFDDETTLALSVKSPAKCVVLSVDGDVEPVVHWSDNALDLVPDDPQIVFARGLKGRRVKVAYFGREKAHDIQSRSLQI, from the exons ATGGATCCATCGAGCACTTATCTCGATATTGGCAAGCAGGATTGGTGGTGGAAGCAGCGAGATGCATCCATCATCGATGTCCGTGACGAATCAAATCAAGGCAACGCACCAGAGGCAGACTTTCGAGCTAGCTGGAAGAAAACAACGTCATTTCCATCCGAAGTTCATGTCGAGCTACTGAAATTAGGTGCGATACCAGACCCATACGTTGGCTTCAATGAACATGCCGTTCAGT GGATTGGGGACGTTGAATGGCTATACAAATGTGATTTTACGGTGGATAGTGCTTTCGCAGGTAAATTTGCAAAGCTCGTATTTGAAGGGCTGGATACGATATGCGATATATACCTG GATCAAGAGAAGATACTATCCACAGATAACATGTTTCGCACTTATATCCATCAGCTGTTACCATTCTCGTCAGCCAGGAGCACCCACACCCTTCTGTTGCATTTCAAATCTGCAAAGGCACTTGCCAAGGCTGAGGAGGCGAAATACGGAAAGGTGCGAGCAGGATCAACCAACTTGGGTGACCCAAGCCGCGTCTACGTCCGTAAAGCACAATATGACTGGAG AGTATTCACGAAAGGACAGGGTCCAGAATTGATGACTTGTGGACCGTACCGTCCAATAACGCTCGTCACTTACACCTCTCGCATTTTGGACTTTCATACGCGCACGGCTGTTGATATCAAGTCCGACGGAACCTTTACTGCAGCTCTCAAAGTCGACATAAACCTGGAAGGGACACAGATTCCAGGAAGTGCGCTCGTCATCACATTGGAAGATAGCAAGCGGCAGGTAATTAAATTGGAACGTGTAGAAGTTAATGGATGGGACAGTGGTGAATCGCATTCGAATTTTGTTCAAAAGTCAGCTGTGGAATGGTCCAACCTACAAAACGATACCATCGATCTGTGGTGGCCGGTCGGCTACGGCAAGCCAAATTTATACAATATCAAAGTGGTACTAGTCACCCCT AATGACGCAGTAATCGATGAAAGATGTCAGCGGTTTGGTTTCCGGACTGCTCAACTTATCCAGGAGCCTCTACTGGAGCCAGACCAATATGGCACAGGAACAACATTTTTGTTTGAGATCAATGGGGTTCGCATGTTCATGGGAG GCTCTAATTGGGTACCGGCTGACAATTTCCTTACCCAAATATCGGACGACCGCTATCACAGGTGGCTCACTCTTCTTCGTGATGGAAACCAGAACATGGTTCGTCTCTGGGGAGGAGGCGTATACGAGCCAGACATCTTCTACGACATATGCGACG AACTTGGTCTACTCGTCTGGCAAGACTTCCAGTTTGCCTGCGGCGTTTATCCTGCCCACGACGCATTTGTGGCCAGCGTGAAGCAGGAGGCCATAGACAATGTCACACGACTACGCCGCCATCCGTCTATTGTATGCTTTTGTGGAAATAACGAAGATTATCAAATGGTTCTACAGTGGGGAG GCATTGGTGAGCTCCCAGCGCGAATACTATATGAGCATGTATTTCCGGAGATTGTGTCTGAGCTGACGGATCCACCTGTCCCATATCATCGAGGATCGCCATATGGCGGAAAAGGCTGGGACACTGCTGATCCAACAATCGGGGACGTCCACCAATGGAACGTATGGGGAGGGAAGGAGCTGCAATATCAAGAATATGATAAGCTCGGAGGTCGCTTTGTCAG TGAATTTGGTATACCTGGCATGCCCTCCATGCAGACTATCAATTACTGGATGCAAGGGGCAGATAAATATCAGTTCTACTCTCAATCACAGCTTATGGCGCAGCATACCAAAGCTGGAAGTTTTGAGAGGAGATTTGCGATTGTCATGAACGAGAATTTTCGGTTGACTAGCGACTTTGAGAC CCACGTGTATACCACGCAGTTAATGCAGTCTGAGGCAGTGAGCTTCGCATACCGTTCTTGGAGACGTGAATGGCGCGGTCGAGGTCGCGAATAT ACGGCGGGTGTACTCGTATGGCAATCAAACGACTGTTGGCCGGTAGTATCATGGGCAATTGCTGACTATTTT TTGCGCCCAAAGCCTGTCTATTATACCATTGCCCGACAATTAGCGCCCATCACAGTCGGAATCTTCCGAAAT GTCGTCAAGAATCGGGATAATGATAGACCTCGTCAG TTCTACGAGTTTGGAGCTATGCAAACACTGTACGCCACACTCTCGGTGTGGGGCACCAACAACACACTCAAGGCACGGCCCGCAAAGTTAGAACTCTGCTTCTTCGATCTGCGCTCACCTGACGAGTGCCTGGTGGAAACACGTACCGTCGTGTTACAACCAAACCAGACGACGGAACTTTTGGAAATGAAATGTCCCGGGCCTGCCCACCGCAAAAGCCTTTCGCCGGGTGACCCATTAGGAGTGTCTTCTGCGAATGTGGTCGCTAGCGCCCGACTTCTGGACGTCGAATCGGGAGAGGTCTTGGCTCGCTATTCGGACTGGCCGGAGCCGTACAGGTTTCTGCAGCCGCCTGATCCAGGATTGCTAGTGGAAGTGAAAAGTGTATTTGACGATGAGACGACGCTTGCACTGAGCGTGAAGAGTCCAGCTAAATGTGTCGTGCTATCGGTGGACGGAGACGTAGAACCCGTTGTTCATTGGAGCGATAACGCTCTCGATCTGGTCCCTGACGATCCTCAGATTGTGTTTGCACGGGGGTTGAAAGGGAGGCGAGTAAAAGTCGCGTATTTTGGACGAGAAAAAGCACATGACATACAGTCGAGAAGCCTTCAGATTTAA
- a CDS encoding CAAX prenyl protease 2 has product MLNHLLFPKPLITTSFAHYVSLGLACIYVGSLYLSKNARISLNGKGAKPRRPNVAMRDEPDVIRARLLAVSIATVACCLAVLGVVWESVSWRMTSLDIVLDSVMLRLGFPIASIGPITTNIPSILPHLITPLLFLGPLFAGFLSHELPGQRNWRWQSHIVGRFFSLHGIRNYWIGPITEEVVFRACILAVYHMSGASNMRMIFWSPLLFGLAHVHHAIDTFYAKGGDWDAAKVALFGTLFQLSYTSLFGFYASFLFLRTGSILPPITAHIFCNVMGIPMIGYELRRHAKYRNYIKAMYLAGIIGFVYTLGKWTKTKDNLYWLQEGETKYAVFRY; this is encoded by the exons ATGTTAAACCATCTTTTGTTTCCAAAGCCACTCATTACGACTTCATTTGCTCACTACGTATCACTTGGGCTTGCCTGTATCTATGTTGGATCCCTATACTTGTCGAAGAATGCCCGCATTTCGCTCAATGGGAAGGGAGCGAAGCCTCGAAGACCGAACGTGGCAATGCGTGACGAGCCAGATGTCATTAGGGCACGACTGCTTGCAGTCAGCATTGCAACAGTTGCATGTTGCCTAGCTGTGCTAGGTGTGGTCTGGGAGAGTGTGTCTTGGAGGATGACG TCCTTGGACATTGTACTCGATTCCGTAATGCTGCGACTTGGTTTCCCCATCGCATCTATTGGTCCTATAACCACCAACATACCCAGTATATTACCTCACCTCATTAcacctcttctttttctcggACCCCTGTTTGCCGGGTTTCTTAGCCACGAACTCCCAGGACAGAGGAACTGGAGGTGGCAGTCTCACATTGTTGGCAGATTCTTCAGTCTTCATGGTATCCGAAATTATTGGATC ggtCCTATAACTGAAGAAGTCGTCTTCAGGGCTTGCATTCTCGCTGTTTACCACATGTCAGGCGCATCTAACATGCGCATGATCTTTTGGAGCCCACTCCTATTTGGACTGGCGCATGTACACCACGCGATCGACACGTTCTATGCGAAAGGCGGCGACTGGGACGCGGCCAAGGTGGCACTGTTTGGCACTT TATTCCAGCTTTCGTATACATCTCTTTTCGGATTCTACGCGtcatttttgtttcttcGGACTGGGTCGATTTTGCCACCTATCACTGCCCACATATTCTGTAACGTGATGGGTATTCCAATGATAGGATATGAATTGCGGAGGCATGCCAAATATCGAAATT ACATCAAAGCAATGTATTTAGCAGGGATTATCGGTTTCGTTTATACACTCGGGAAGTGGACCAAGACGAAGGATAATCTTTACTGGTTACAAGAAGGAGAGACCAAGTATGCGGTTTTCAGATACTAG